A window from candidate division KSB1 bacterium encodes these proteins:
- a CDS encoding branched-chain amino acid transaminase: protein MGFNESSKIWYDGEMVDWKDATVHVNAHVIHYGSSVFEGIRCYNTGSVGTAIFRLDKHIKRLFNSAKIYRIDIPFTYDEIYQGCIDVIKMNKFKEAYIRPVVFRGYGNLGVLPKGCPINVAISAWDWGGYLGDEAITEGVDVCVSSWSRLPANTMPSMAKAGGNYMNGQLIRMEADVNGYSEGIALNQEGYVSEGSGANVFIVYGGILYTPPLAASILPGITRDCVFDLAEEFGIEVQKQMLPRSLLYVADEVFFSGTAVEITPVRSIDKIQIGEGKRGPMTQKLQERFFGLFKGEYEDRYNWLTQVYT, encoded by the coding sequence ATGGGCTTTAACGAGAGTTCAAAAATTTGGTATGATGGGGAAATGGTAGATTGGAAAGATGCTACCGTTCATGTAAATGCTCATGTTATTCATTATGGCTCCAGTGTATTTGAAGGGATTCGCTGTTATAATACCGGCAGTGTTGGAACGGCAATCTTTAGATTGGACAAACACATTAAACGTTTGTTTAATTCTGCAAAGATCTATCGTATAGATATTCCATTTACCTATGATGAAATTTACCAGGGATGTATTGATGTTATCAAAATGAATAAGTTTAAAGAAGCTTACATTCGGCCGGTGGTATTTCGTGGTTATGGAAATTTGGGAGTACTGCCAAAAGGATGTCCCATAAATGTTGCCATTTCAGCATGGGATTGGGGTGGATACCTGGGAGATGAAGCCATTACAGAGGGTGTGGATGTTTGTGTGTCATCCTGGAGCCGTTTGCCAGCTAATACAATGCCTAGTATGGCAAAAGCCGGCGGCAATTATATGAATGGTCAATTGATTAGAATGGAAGCAGATGTAAATGGTTATAGCGAAGGAATAGCGCTGAATCAGGAAGGATATGTTAGTGAAGGAAGTGGTGCGAATGTATTCATCGTCTATGGAGGCATTCTATATACCCCTCCATTAGCAGCATCGATTTTACCTGGAATTACACGAGATTGTGTCTTTGATTTGGCTGAGGAGTTCGGAATTGAAGTCCAAAAACAAATGCTTCCGAGATCCTTGCTATACGTTGCTGATGAAGTTTTCTTTTCGGGTACAGCAGTCGAAATTACTCCTGTGAGATCTATTGATAAAATCCAGATTGGAGAAGGTAAACGAGGTCCTATGACCCAAAAATTACAAGAGAGATTTTTTGGTTTGTTTAAGGGCGAGTACGAAGATCGGTATAATTGGTTAACCCAGGTATACACATAG